A genomic region of uncultured Methanobrevibacter sp. contains the following coding sequences:
- a CDS encoding ParB N-terminal domain-containing protein, producing MVEIEKIKITDIIPADYNPRFISESETTKLKNSLATFGLVDPIVINLKNNHIIGGHQRFDVLIDQHLEDDKIFDELNIIKLGDIGWVFTDTDLKIESDDHEKALNLALNKISGDWDYDKLTNLFSDLKLSDLNVELTGFDDTEVEVLLDDFEYNEIFEDIDAGVEEPDEELEVIQDNQKDHNIVYISFIDMEKANKFLEIIDHNTFFREDSFKKIVVDGDELVERLTNEESE from the coding sequence ATGGTGGAAATTGAAAAAATCAAAATTACTGACATTATTCCTGCAGACTACAATCCTAGATTTATATCAGAGTCAGAGACAACTAAACTCAAAAACTCATTGGCTACATTTGGACTAGTTGATCCAATTGTAATAAATCTGAAGAACAATCATATCATTGGCGGTCATCAGAGGTTTGATGTACTCATTGACCAGCACCTTGAAGATGACAAAATCTTTGATGAACTGAACATTATCAAACTAGGAGACATCGGTTGGGTGTTTACAGATACCGATTTGAAAATAGAGTCAGATGACCACGAAAAAGCACTCAATCTAGCACTCAATAAGATTTCAGGTGATTGGGATTATGATAAATTAACTAATCTATTTAGTGATTTGAAACTAAGTGATTTAAATGTTGAACTAACAGGTTTCGATGATACTGAAGTTGAAGTGTTGTTAGATGATTTTGAATACAATGAAATCTTTGAAGATATTGATGCAGGAGTAGAAGAGCCTGATGAAGAGCTGGAAGTCATTCAAGACAATCAAAAGGACCATAATATTGTCTATATATCATTTATCGACATGGAAAAAGCCAATAAGTTCTTAGAAATAATTGACCACAATACATTTTTCCGTGAAGATAGCTTTAAAAAGATTGTAGTTGATGGAGACGAACTAGTTGAGAGGTTAACAAATGAAGAATCAGAATAG